A stretch of DNA from Pseudomonas sp. HN11:
GGCGATCGCCCAGGATGAGATCTTCGGCCCCGTCGGCACGGTGATTACATTCGACAGCGAAGAAGAAGCCGTGGCATTGGCCAACGACTCCACTTACGGCCTGGCAGCTACGGTATGGACATCCGACCTGGCACGCGCGCACCGCGTAGCCGCAGCGGTGAAGGCTGGCGCCATCGGCGTCAATTGTTGGAGCCCGCTGGATGCCAACCTGCCGTGGGGCGGCGTCAAGGCCAGCGGCATTGGCCGAGAAGGCGGGCTTGGCGGCGCGCTGGCCTACACCGAGGAGAAAGTGATCACCGTGCTGCTGCCCGCCTGAGAACAGTTACTGCACCTACCATCCTTTCGACCACGGCCGCAGAGGGTGGCATTCAATCGTGCGTTTTCGACGCCCTGATAATCAATGAAGAGACTGCGATGAACACTCAAAAACAAGCAACAATTGATCGGTATCCCGCGTCCCTGCGCATCTTGCACTGGGTCCGCGCCGTGGTCATAGCCGGCCTGCTCTGGGCCGGCTGGCACATGACAGGACTTGATGATGCAGTGGTGAGTAAATACACGCTCTACTACCCGTGGCACAAATCGTTCGGGGTGCTGGCATTTCTGCTGGTGCTGGTGCAGATCGCTTTGCGTGTTCGCACACCGGCACTTCCGCAGCCACCGCAGACTCTGGCGGCGCATGAGCGTTTCCTCTCGCGGTTTGTACAACGCTCAATGTACGTACTGATCGTTGCCGTCCCGCTGATGGGGTATTCGATGTCGAGCACCTACACCATGAGCGACGGGGTGTTCTTTTTCGGCGTGAACCTGCCGGAGCTGCTGACGAAGAATGACGATTGGTTTGTCGTCTTCCAATGGCTGCACAGAGTACTCGCCTATATTTTATTGGTGCTGATCGTGGTTCATATCGCCGGTGCGCTCAAGCATCGATTGTTCGACCGCGACCTTCGCAACGATGTATTGCGCCGAATGCTGTGAATGGATAACCGTGCATGGCGGTATAGCGCCGTAGCTACCCGGCTGTACGTGACTATGTGGCGATGCTGATCGAGCTGGTTTGAAGGAGAGACACGTGCATACTCTTCAATGACGTGCTGCTGACTATTGAATCAATCAAGGATGTGATCCACTCCAGGCTACGGGTGCCACCTGCAAGAACTGTCGGAGTTCCACCAGCAGCGTTTCCATCGCGTAGCGACTCGAGCCTGGGCCGTCATATTTCAAGGCAGGCATGATGTTTTCAACGCCGCCGTAACGCCATACCCCCTCTTCTTTCTCATCCTGCTGCAGCGCTCGCGCAAAGATCGCCAGGTCCCTGCGGGCACGTGGAATACCTGAAATGCGCTCGACCCAGCTCTCGTAACGCTGGCGAACTTCCAGCACGGAGCCATGAATGATGGCCAGGACGCCACAGCGTGTCCTGTTGTGAAAGGCAATATTCGACAGCCCCAAGTAAGGCCGCTGGTAGTTCAATGGCTTGGGACTGATCGCAGCTGGCAGGTGAAAAACCGCCAGATCGATCTCCGGGTACTCCACCAACTGCATGTCCGGATGGCTCAATAATCGCTCACTGCGCGCAAGATGATCCATGCCCAAGAGATAGCAATGCTCGTAACGCTCGGTATGGTCCAGCACCTCCTCGACGAGGGGTAAAACCGCTCTGTAACTGAGCAACAAAGCGGTATCGGCATCGATATTTCCCGGCAGTTGCACCTTTGCCGCCAAGCTATTGAGTACAAAGGCGGTTTTTAGCGCTTGAGGTGACTCCCCCCGCGAAAAGTCGCCAAGCCTGGCGATGTCGATCAACAGTTGCTGATGATGCATCGCATGGGACGGCGATAGAAAAGCATAAATCGAGGCCAGCCCATCCAGGTCAAAGTGGTCGCTGGTGACGATCTGTGCACCATCGACGTTAGCGCCTTCCTTGAGAAAGCTGAAAACACTTTGCGTGGAAAGGTTGGCCTTATAGCGCACAGGGGTCTTGTTGGAAGGCCAGTGCGACAGCGTCAGTAATGTCGAAGCATTATCAGTGGAGTCCAAGGAGATATTTGGCACGTCTGCGGTATGCCCAAGCGGTAAATACCCGTAGGGGCTCTCGCGGTTGATACGGACGGCCTCATTCATGCAGGAAGCCGGCTTGCGCGGTGAATGATCGGTGAGCGCCAAGTGGCAAGCACCTGCCTGAATCGGTACATAGGCTATTTCCCCATCGGTGCCCAACCCGTACCTTAAGCAAGAAAGGTTTTCGCGACGAATATCGGT
This window harbors:
- a CDS encoding cytochrome b, which codes for MNTQKQATIDRYPASLRILHWVRAVVIAGLLWAGWHMTGLDDAVVSKYTLYYPWHKSFGVLAFLLVLVQIALRVRTPALPQPPQTLAAHERFLSRFVQRSMYVLIVAVPLMGYSMSSTYTMSDGVFFFGVNLPELLTKNDDWFVVFQWLHRVLAYILLVLIVVHIAGALKHRLFDRDLRNDVLRRML
- a CDS encoding DUF6687 family protein translates to MNLLSVLPERAPEFLTDPDVEAQVKNLEIKVLGGRPIGIVNNQFIDLMSAIAGPGAVLINGEPTDIRRENLSCLRYGLGTDGEIAYVPIQAGACHLALTDHSPRKPASCMNEAVRINRESPYGYLPLGHTADVPNISLDSTDNASTLLTLSHWPSNKTPVRYKANLSTQSVFSFLKEGANVDGAQIVTSDHFDLDGLASIYAFLSPSHAMHHQQLLIDIARLGDFSRGESPQALKTAFVLNSLAAKVQLPGNIDADTALLLSYRAVLPLVEEVLDHTERYEHCYLLGMDHLARSERLLSHPDMQLVEYPEIDLAVFHLPAAISPKPLNYQRPYLGLSNIAFHNRTRCGVLAIIHGSVLEVRQRYESWVERISGIPRARRDLAIFARALQQDEKEEGVWRYGGVENIMPALKYDGPGSSRYAMETLLVELRQFLQVAPVAWSGSHP